In Acidimicrobiales bacterium, a single genomic region encodes these proteins:
- a CDS encoding DUF3060 domain-containing protein — translation EKGEQPPMTRTPTRTPTRTATVAVLTAVTALLLGACSSGDDDEQGLTIDSGTTETTVEQSQAEGGGGDGCVVDSDGSISFDGSEIDISDGDGGSISIDGSEIDISDGDDSIQIDGNEVQVDADGNVTINGQACTVDDSSDDSGDGSDDAGGDRTDDDDDAATGSDDLTISESGDATCSGGENVVINGGGLNVDLVGSCASVAVNGNQNNVNVEQAGVVTVNGAGHNVDVVTVDQITVNGADHNVDYTGTPTVSDNSVDSDVN, via the coding sequence CGAGAAAGGCGAGCAACCCCCGATGACCCGCACCCCGACCCGTACCCCGACCCGTACCGCGACCGTCGCTGTCCTGACGGCGGTCACCGCCCTGCTGCTGGGTGCCTGCAGCTCGGGCGACGACGACGAACAGGGCCTGACGATCGACTCCGGCACGACCGAGACCACCGTGGAGCAGTCCCAGGCGGAGGGCGGCGGTGGGGACGGCTGCGTCGTCGACTCGGACGGCTCGATCTCCTTCGACGGCAGCGAGATCGACATCAGCGACGGCGACGGCGGCTCCATCTCGATCGACGGCTCCGAGATCGACATCAGCGACGGTGACGACAGCATCCAGATCGACGGCAACGAGGTCCAGGTCGACGCCGACGGCAACGTGACGATCAACGGCCAGGCGTGCACGGTCGACGACAGCTCGGACGACAGCGGCGACGGCTCGGACGACGCCGGCGGCGACAGGACGGACGACGACGACGATGCCGCCACGGGCAGCGACGACCTGACGATCAGCGAGAGCGGCGACGCCACCTGCAGCGGCGGTGAGAACGTGGTGATCAACGGGGGCGGCCTCAACGTCGACCTCGTCGGCTCGTGCGCCAGCGTGGCCGTCAACGGCAACCAGAACAACGTCAACGTCGAGCAGGCAGGCGTCGTCACCGTCAACGGCGCCGGTCACAACGTCGACGTCGTCACCGTCGACCAGATCACCGTCAACGGCGCCGATCACAACGTCGACTACACCGGCACCCCCACGGTCAGCGACAACAGCGTCGACAGCGACGTCAACTGA
- the tyrS gene encoding tyrosine--tRNA ligase, with translation MTILDDLEARGLIHDTTDRTALAERLASGPITLYYGCDPTTDSLHIGNLIGLLVLRRFQDAGHRVVALAGGATGMVGDPSGRSEERNLLDEATLAANVAALEEQIARVVRFDDDRAVLVNNRDWTADVTLLDFLRDVGKHVTVNQMIARESVKNRMASEQGISFTEFSYMLLQAFDYLWLHDNMGVELQIGGSDQWGNIVQGVDLIRRVRGEPAHALSWPLLLAPDGSKLGKSTGARILLHPERTSPYRFFQHWMNTDDRQVREFLLTFTLLPIPDVDELVAAHEKAPEQRSAQRALAREVTSLVHGAAAAVAAEQASAVLFGGSVDAAGPEALAAVAREVPTAPMPAGGNGSGVVDVLIAAGLASSRSDARRSLEAGAVYVNGERVGPDREIGPDDVRHGRYVLIRKGKKSYAVLLSSGSEESSGFTPSRVDDAQGDR, from the coding sequence GTGACCATCCTGGACGACCTCGAGGCTCGTGGGCTGATCCACGACACGACCGATCGCACGGCGCTGGCCGAGCGTCTCGCCTCGGGGCCGATCACCCTCTACTACGGCTGCGATCCCACCACCGACAGCCTGCACATCGGCAACCTGATCGGCCTGCTGGTGCTGCGCCGCTTCCAGGACGCGGGTCACCGGGTGGTGGCGCTGGCCGGCGGGGCCACCGGCATGGTGGGCGACCCGAGCGGTCGCTCCGAGGAGCGCAACCTGCTCGACGAGGCCACGCTGGCGGCCAACGTCGCCGCCCTCGAGGAGCAGATCGCCCGGGTCGTCCGCTTCGACGACGACCGTGCCGTGCTGGTGAACAACCGCGACTGGACGGCCGACGTCACCCTGCTGGATTTCCTCCGCGACGTCGGCAAGCACGTGACCGTCAACCAGATGATCGCCCGCGAGTCGGTGAAGAACCGGATGGCGAGCGAGCAGGGCATCAGCTTCACCGAGTTCAGCTACATGCTCCTGCAGGCGTTCGACTACCTGTGGCTGCACGACAACATGGGCGTCGAGCTGCAGATCGGCGGGTCCGACCAGTGGGGCAACATCGTCCAGGGCGTCGACCTGATCCGCCGGGTGCGGGGCGAGCCGGCGCACGCCCTGTCGTGGCCGCTGCTGCTGGCGCCGGACGGGTCGAAGCTGGGCAAGTCCACCGGCGCCCGGATCCTGCTGCACCCGGAGCGCACCAGCCCCTACCGGTTCTTCCAGCACTGGATGAACACCGACGACCGCCAGGTCCGCGAGTTCCTCCTCACGTTCACGCTGCTGCCGATCCCCGACGTCGACGAGCTCGTGGCCGCGCACGAGAAGGCGCCGGAGCAACGGTCGGCCCAGCGGGCGCTGGCCCGGGAGGTCACGAGCCTGGTGCACGGCGCTGCGGCTGCGGTGGCCGCGGAGCAGGCGTCGGCGGTGCTGTTCGGCGGTTCGGTCGACGCGGCCGGCCCCGAGGCGCTGGCCGCGGTGGCCCGGGAGGTGCCGACGGCGCCGATGCCGGCCGGTGGGAATGGATCCGGCGTCGTCGACGTTCTGATCGCTGCAGGCCTGGCGTCGTCACGTAGTGACGCACGTCGGAGCCTCGAAGCCGGAGCGGTGTACGTGAACGGCGAGCGTGTCGGGCCCGATCGTGAGATCGGTCCGGATGACGTCCGACACGGCCGTTACGTGCTGATTCGCAAGGGCAAGAAGAGTTACGCGGTACTCCTGAGCAGCGGTTCCGAAGAAAGTTCGGGATTCACACCGTCTCGAGTTGACGACGCTCAGGGTGATCGTTAG
- a CDS encoding serine/threonine-protein kinase, which translates to MAAEALVGREMGRYLIQAVIGTGGFAVVYRAVDTVLERTVALKVLDPASHRDPTIGRRFVLEGRAAASLDHPAIVPVYDAGEHDGVLWMAMRLVEGSTLDQALGAGRRLPPDEVIAVVERIGSALDHAHERGVVHRDVKPSNLLLERDDPYRAHLADFGIAATARSVGRYTAGALGTAAYMAPEQARPSEVGPPADLYSLACVAYEMLAGRRLFPGDDYVALLYAHATEAVPPMGHPAVDAVLHRALAKAPAGRPTSGGALAHELRQALAPPPPPLPPPPPAEPPSPSPPAGRAGPRRGRWRLVPGAVVLVVAVGAGTVALLDRRSSAPRRVDDTAGISYDLRPGWDLGRVEPPLTTLVRDGDTEVVTLTHRPAGTTDAVAALADADPAVCQRAPVAYDGLDSGAAAARCDNPQGAEPATAVGVVAGDDFWLITVAPGVAADDRDAFLASVRFG; encoded by the coding sequence GTGGCGGCAGAAGCCCTCGTCGGCCGGGAGATGGGTCGCTACCTGATCCAGGCCGTTATCGGCACGGGTGGGTTCGCCGTCGTCTACCGGGCGGTCGACACCGTGCTCGAACGGACCGTCGCCCTGAAGGTGCTCGACCCCGCGTCGCACCGCGACCCGACCATCGGCCGGCGGTTCGTCCTCGAGGGCCGGGCGGCGGCGAGCCTCGACCACCCGGCCATCGTCCCGGTCTACGACGCCGGCGAGCACGACGGTGTGCTGTGGATGGCGATGCGGCTCGTGGAGGGCAGCACGCTCGACCAGGCGCTCGGTGCCGGCCGGCGCCTCCCGCCCGACGAGGTGATCGCCGTCGTCGAGCGGATCGGCTCGGCCCTCGACCACGCCCACGAGCGGGGCGTCGTCCACCGGGACGTCAAGCCGTCGAACCTGCTGCTGGAGCGGGACGACCCCTACCGGGCCCACCTCGCCGACTTCGGCATCGCCGCCACCGCCCGCTCCGTGGGCCGCTACACGGCCGGGGCCCTGGGCACCGCGGCCTACATGGCGCCGGAGCAGGCCCGCCCCAGTGAGGTCGGACCGCCGGCCGACCTCTACTCGCTCGCCTGTGTGGCCTACGAGATGCTGGCCGGCCGGCGCCTGTTCCCCGGCGACGACTACGTCGCCCTGCTGTACGCCCACGCCACCGAAGCGGTCCCACCGATGGGGCACCCGGCCGTCGACGCCGTGCTGCACCGGGCCCTCGCCAAGGCACCCGCGGGGCGCCCGACCTCCGGTGGTGCCCTGGCCCACGAGCTCCGCCAAGCACTGGCCCCGCCACCACCGCCGCTGCCACCACCACCGCCCGCCGAGCCACCGTCGCCATCGCCGCCGGCGGGACGGGCGGGACCACGTCGGGGTCGGTGGCGGCTCGTCCCCGGTGCCGTGGTGCTGGTCGTCGCGGTCGGAGCCGGGACGGTGGCGCTGCTCGACCGGCGCTCCTCGGCGCCCCGGCGGGTGGACGACACCGCCGGCATCTCCTACGACCTGCGGCCCGGCTGGGACCTCGGCCGGGTCGAGCCCCCGCTCACGACGCTCGTGCGGGACGGCGACACCGAGGTCGTGACCCTCACCCACCGCCCGGCCGGGACCACCGACGCGGTCGCGGCGCTGGCCGACGCCGATCCGGCGGTCTGCCAGCGCGCCCCAGTGGCCTACGACGGGCTCGACAGCGGGGCGGCCGCCGCCCGCTGCGACAACCCGCAGGGAGCCGAGCCGGCGACGGCCGTCGGAGTCGTCGCCGGCGACGACTTCTGGCTGATCACGGTGGCGCCGGGCGTCGCGGCCGACGACCGCGACGCCTTCCTCGCCAGCGTGCGCTTCGGTTAG